A genome region from Alistipes dispar includes the following:
- a CDS encoding FKBP-type peptidyl-prolyl cis-trans isomerase produces the protein MKAEKNKMVGVDYKLTVDGQIADQSRPGQPLEFIFGTGMLLPKFEEAIEGREPGEKVSFTLSPKDGYGELIAEAVVDLPKNLFMVDGKLAEDILFVGSQVPMSDSQGNRMTGIVKEVGDEHVKMDFNHPMAGKTLNFDVEVVSVRDVTPEDLQGRCSCGSCGDGGCGDGCCEGHDHNHCDCH, from the coding sequence ATGAAAGCAGAAAAGAACAAAATGGTCGGTGTGGATTACAAACTCACCGTAGACGGACAGATCGCGGACCAGTCGCGTCCGGGACAGCCCCTCGAATTCATCTTCGGGACGGGCATGCTGCTGCCCAAATTCGAAGAGGCCATCGAGGGCAGGGAGCCCGGCGAGAAGGTCTCGTTCACGCTCTCTCCGAAGGACGGCTACGGCGAGCTGATCGCCGAGGCGGTGGTCGATCTGCCGAAGAACCTCTTCATGGTGGACGGCAAACTCGCCGAGGACATCCTCTTCGTCGGGTCGCAGGTCCCGATGAGCGACTCGCAGGGCAACCGCATGACGGGCATCGTCAAGGAGGTCGGCGACGAGCACGTGAAGATGGACTTCAACCACCCGATGGCGGGCAAGACGCTCAACTTCGACGTGGAGGTGGTCTCGGTGCGCGACGTCACGCCCGAAGACCTGCAGGGCCGCTGCTCGTGCGGTTCGTGCGGCGACGGCGGATGCGGCGACGGATGCTGCGAAGGCCACGACCACAACCACTGCGACTGCCACTGA
- the gcvP gene encoding aminomethyl-transferring glycine dehydrogenase produces the protein MFDQFSERHIGVSNPAELQKMLDVIGVRSIDELLSQVIPQSIRLKKPLALPEKGMSEYEFAAHIRGLAARNRCLRSFIGMGYYPCAVPAAVSRNVFENPAWYTSYTPYQAEISQGRLEALLNFQTAVISLTGMEIGNCSLLDEGTAAAEAMLMMFSLRSREAVREGRNQLFVDRNLFPQTLDVLLTRSEPFGIELIVDDYEEYEFTGREFGAVVQYPAADGAVRDYADFTAAAHARGALVTAVCDLLALALLKAPGEWGADIAVGTAQRLGTPMSFGGPAAGYMTTREAYKRNMPGRIIGVSVDRLGNRALRMALQMREQHIKRERATSNICTASALMASMTGFYCVYNGPEGLRRAARTAHRAAVTTARALEAMDYRLASEAFFDTLEVEAEAAVVQSLALDEGINFYYPSEGTVRLSFDEVTTPAEIETVIGIFRAAKGRKAKAVKHAAEDAIPAALRRESAFLTEPVFNRYRSESALMRYIKTLELRDISLANSMIPLGSCTMKLNAAALMQPLSLAGFQAMHPFAPADQAEGYLELIAGLEKDLATITGLAACSLQPNSGAAGEYTGLMVIRAYHQSRGQGYRNVVLIPASAHGTNPASAAMAGMKIVTVACDERGNIDVEDLEVKAREHASELCGLMVTYPSTHGVFESRIREIVDAVHDAGGQVYMDGANMNAQVGLTNPGYIGADVCHLNLHKTFAMPHGGGGPGVGPICVAEHLRAFLPSHPVVATGGDEGITAVASAPWGSALLLPITYGYIKMLGEEGLRRATEMAIVNANYMSSALKSEYRTYYSGETGRVGHEMILDLTHFKKEYGIDCGDIAHRLMDYGFHAPTLSFPVHETLMVEPTESEPKEEMDRFIEALVAIKRECEAAAAAGTADNVVANAPHTAVELAGEWPHPYSRMEAAFPLEWVRRAKFFPYVTKIDNGYGDRNLCCRNCD, from the coding sequence ATGTTCGATCAATTTTCCGAACGCCACATCGGCGTCAGCAACCCCGCCGAGCTGCAAAAGATGCTCGACGTGATCGGCGTCAGGTCGATCGACGAACTCCTCTCGCAGGTCATTCCGCAGTCGATCCGCCTCAAGAAACCGCTGGCTCTGCCCGAAAAGGGGATGAGCGAATACGAATTCGCCGCCCACATCCGCGGGCTGGCCGCACGCAACCGCTGCCTGCGCTCGTTCATAGGCATGGGCTACTATCCGTGCGCCGTGCCGGCCGCCGTCTCGCGCAACGTCTTCGAGAATCCCGCGTGGTACACCTCCTACACCCCCTACCAGGCCGAAATATCGCAGGGCCGCCTCGAGGCGTTGCTGAACTTCCAGACCGCGGTCATCTCGCTCACGGGCATGGAGATCGGCAACTGTTCGCTGCTGGACGAAGGCACGGCCGCGGCCGAGGCGATGCTGATGATGTTCTCGCTGCGTTCGCGCGAAGCCGTCAGGGAGGGCCGCAACCAGCTCTTCGTGGACCGCAACCTCTTCCCGCAGACGCTCGACGTGCTGCTCACGCGCAGCGAGCCGTTCGGCATCGAACTGATCGTGGACGACTACGAAGAATACGAATTCACGGGCCGGGAGTTCGGCGCCGTCGTGCAGTATCCGGCCGCCGACGGCGCCGTGCGCGACTACGCCGACTTCACCGCCGCGGCGCACGCCCGCGGCGCGCTCGTCACGGCCGTCTGCGACCTGCTGGCGCTGGCGCTGCTGAAGGCGCCGGGCGAGTGGGGGGCCGACATCGCCGTCGGCACGGCGCAGCGGCTCGGGACGCCGATGAGCTTCGGCGGCCCGGCGGCGGGCTACATGACCACGCGCGAAGCCTACAAGCGCAACATGCCGGGACGCATCATCGGCGTCTCGGTGGACCGGCTGGGCAACCGCGCGCTGCGCATGGCGCTCCAGATGCGCGAGCAGCACATCAAGCGCGAACGCGCCACGTCGAACATCTGCACCGCTTCGGCGTTGATGGCCTCGATGACGGGTTTCTACTGCGTTTACAACGGTCCCGAAGGATTGCGGCGCGCCGCACGCACGGCACACCGCGCCGCCGTGACGACAGCCCGCGCGCTGGAGGCGATGGATTACCGCCTCGCGTCGGAGGCATTCTTCGACACGCTCGAGGTGGAGGCCGAGGCCGCCGTCGTGCAGTCGCTGGCCCTCGACGAAGGCATCAACTTCTACTATCCCTCGGAGGGTACGGTCCGCCTGTCGTTCGACGAGGTGACCACCCCCGCCGAGATCGAGACCGTCATCGGCATCTTCCGCGCCGCGAAGGGCCGCAAGGCGAAGGCCGTGAAACACGCCGCCGAGGACGCCATCCCCGCCGCGCTGCGCCGCGAATCGGCCTTCCTCACCGAACCGGTCTTCAACCGCTACCGCTCCGAGAGCGCCCTGATGCGCTACATCAAGACGCTGGAACTACGCGACATTTCGCTGGCCAACTCGATGATCCCGCTCGGCTCGTGCACCATGAAGCTCAACGCCGCGGCGCTCATGCAGCCGCTCTCGCTGGCCGGGTTCCAGGCCATGCACCCCTTTGCACCGGCCGACCAGGCCGAAGGCTACCTGGAGCTGATCGCCGGACTGGAAAAGGACCTGGCCACGATCACCGGACTGGCGGCCTGCTCGTTGCAGCCCAACTCGGGCGCCGCGGGCGAGTACACGGGCCTGATGGTGATCCGCGCCTATCACCAGAGCCGCGGACAGGGCTACCGCAACGTGGTGCTCATCCCCGCCTCGGCACACGGCACGAACCCCGCGTCGGCCGCCATGGCGGGCATGAAGATCGTGACGGTGGCGTGCGACGAACGCGGCAATATCGACGTGGAGGACCTCGAGGTCAAGGCCCGCGAGCACGCCTCGGAGCTGTGCGGGCTGATGGTCACCTACCCCTCGACACACGGCGTCTTCGAGAGCCGCATCCGCGAGATCGTGGACGCCGTCCACGACGCGGGCGGACAGGTCTATATGGACGGCGCGAACATGAACGCGCAGGTGGGGCTGACGAACCCGGGCTACATCGGCGCCGACGTCTGCCACCTGAACCTCCACAAGACCTTCGCCATGCCGCACGGCGGCGGCGGTCCGGGCGTGGGTCCGATCTGCGTGGCCGAACACCTCCGGGCGTTCCTGCCGTCGCATCCCGTCGTGGCGACGGGCGGCGACGAGGGCATCACGGCCGTCGCCTCCGCACCGTGGGGCTCGGCCCTGCTGCTGCCGATCACCTACGGCTACATCAAGATGCTGGGCGAGGAGGGGCTGCGCCGCGCCACCGAAATGGCCATCGTGAACGCCAACTACATGTCCTCGGCACTCAAGTCGGAGTACCGCACCTATTATTCGGGCGAGACGGGCCGCGTGGGCCACGAGATGATACTCGACCTGACGCATTTCAAGAAGGAGTACGGCATCGACTGCGGCGACATCGCCCACCGCCTGATGGACTACGGATTCCACGCCCCGACGCTCTCGTTCCCCGTGCACGAGACGCTCATGGTCGAACCCACGGAGTCGGAGCCGAAGGAGGAGATGGACCGCTTCATCGAGGCGCTCGTGGCCATCAAGCGCGAATGCGAGGCCGCGGCGGCCGCCGGCACGGCGGACAACGTCGTGGCGAACGCCCCCCACACGGCCGTCGAGCTGGCCGGGGAGTGGCCGCACCCCTACTCGCGCATGGAGGCCGCCTTCCCGCTCGAATGGGTCCGCCGCGCGAAGTTCTTCCCCTACGTGACGAAGATCGACAACGGCTACGGCGACCGCAACCTCTGCTGCCGCAACTGCGACTGA